From Mesorhizobium sp. AR02, a single genomic window includes:
- a CDS encoding TOTE conflict system archaeo-eukaryotic primase domain-containing protein, translating into MALERELEAFEQQLISDSQADVEKPAFADAPITNSSPSMEKVELFRQLFAGRADVFPVRWENRKDGRTGYSPSCSNEWAKGICGKPKVKCGDCPHQAFIPYSEDIIEKHLRGGDARSSDFVAGVYPLLQDETCWFLAADFDKESWADDTRALLATCRAKGIAAALERSRPGNGGHVWIFFSEPVPAKIARQLGAALITETMENRPEIGFTSYDRFFPNQDTMPLGGFGNLIALPLQRKARENGNSVFVDGDLRPYDDQWAYLSSLSRLSADEVFRIADEAELAGRVLGVRMPVDDEHADEPWKMLPSRRSEPRRIEAAIPQSIKVVVADQVYLDRTELPPALIAQFVRLAAFQNPEFYRAQAMRLPTFGKPRIISCAELHPRHVALPRGCFDETVELIRGHGAIAILEDLREDGEALPTGVSFQGELRRSQSRAFDALVANDNGVLAATTAFGKTVVAAALIAHRSRNTLVLVHRRELLTQWVERLSSFLSIEPKQIGIIGGGKRKPTGIIDVALIQSLVRNGEVDDIVGNYGHLIVDECHHLSASSFELVARRSKARYVVGLSATVARKDGHHPIIFMQCGPVRHRVDARVQAAERGIRHRARDRSTKFELPASLVSAERSSMPAIYAALAQDQGRNDLIFDDVLKSLEARRSPILLTERKDHLDYLQQRFSPFVKNLVVLRGGMSAKDRKQANTALNVADDDERLILAIGRYIGEGFDDARLDTLFLTMPIAWKGTLAQYVGRLHRQHDDKKDVLVVDYVDSTVPVLARMAAKRRVGYRALGYVIE; encoded by the coding sequence ATGGCGCTTGAGCGTGAACTGGAAGCGTTTGAGCAACAGCTAATTTCCGATAGCCAAGCCGACGTGGAGAAGCCAGCCTTCGCCGATGCACCTATTACCAACAGCTCACCGTCGATGGAAAAGGTGGAGTTGTTCCGGCAGCTGTTTGCCGGGCGCGCCGATGTTTTTCCGGTACGATGGGAAAATAGAAAGGATGGACGCACCGGCTATTCGCCTTCCTGTTCCAACGAGTGGGCGAAAGGAATCTGCGGCAAGCCAAAGGTGAAATGCGGGGACTGCCCGCATCAGGCTTTCATCCCATATTCCGAAGATATCATCGAAAAGCACCTCCGTGGCGGCGATGCTCGCTCAAGCGACTTTGTTGCCGGCGTATATCCATTGCTGCAAGACGAAACATGCTGGTTCCTTGCTGCTGACTTCGACAAGGAAAGCTGGGCGGATGATACCAGAGCTTTGCTGGCAACATGTCGTGCAAAAGGTATTGCCGCAGCCCTCGAACGCTCGAGGCCGGGAAACGGAGGCCATGTCTGGATATTCTTCTCCGAGCCCGTTCCCGCGAAGATCGCCCGACAACTTGGTGCCGCGCTGATAACAGAGACGATGGAGAACCGTCCCGAGATCGGCTTCACATCGTATGACCGTTTCTTTCCCAATCAGGACACGATGCCACTTGGCGGCTTCGGTAATTTGATCGCGCTTCCCTTACAAAGGAAGGCTCGAGAAAATGGCAACAGCGTTTTTGTCGATGGCGACTTGCGACCTTACGATGATCAGTGGGCGTACCTGTCGTCGTTGAGCAGGCTATCGGCAGACGAAGTCTTCAGGATCGCCGACGAAGCTGAATTGGCGGGGCGGGTCTTGGGGGTCCGGATGCCGGTTGATGACGAACATGCCGACGAGCCGTGGAAGATGTTGCCGTCACGTCGTAGCGAGCCACGGCGAATAGAAGCTGCTATCCCGCAAAGCATCAAGGTCGTAGTCGCAGATCAGGTCTACCTCGATAGGACGGAACTTCCGCCGGCGCTGATCGCACAGTTCGTGCGTCTGGCAGCGTTCCAAAATCCGGAATTCTATCGCGCGCAAGCAATGCGACTGCCGACATTCGGCAAGCCGCGGATTATCTCCTGTGCCGAGCTTCATCCACGCCATGTCGCGCTGCCACGAGGCTGCTTCGACGAAACTGTAGAGCTGATCAGGGGCCATGGCGCGATCGCCATTTTGGAGGATCTCCGCGAAGATGGAGAGGCTCTACCCACCGGCGTCTCGTTCCAAGGGGAACTGCGACGGTCACAATCGCGGGCCTTTGATGCTCTTGTCGCCAACGATAACGGCGTGCTCGCCGCCACGACCGCATTCGGCAAGACAGTTGTCGCAGCTGCACTCATAGCACATCGCAGCCGCAACACGCTGGTTCTTGTTCACCGCAGGGAGCTTCTCACCCAATGGGTAGAGCGTCTGAGTTCCTTCCTGAGCATCGAACCAAAGCAGATCGGCATCATCGGTGGCGGGAAAAGGAAGCCAACAGGGATCATCGACGTGGCGCTGATCCAAAGTTTGGTTCGGAATGGCGAGGTCGATGACATTGTCGGCAATTACGGTCATCTGATTGTCGATGAGTGCCACCATCTGTCCGCTTCAAGTTTTGAACTCGTCGCTCGCAGGTCCAAGGCGCGATACGTGGTTGGCCTATCAGCGACGGTCGCCCGAAAGGACGGCCATCATCCGATCATCTTCATGCAATGCGGCCCCGTTCGCCATCGGGTCGATGCGAGAGTTCAAGCTGCCGAGCGTGGTATTCGCCACCGTGCCCGCGACCGTTCGACGAAGTTTGAGTTGCCAGCGTCACTCGTCTCGGCCGAGCGCTCGTCAATGCCAGCGATCTATGCGGCCCTTGCGCAGGACCAAGGCCGAAATGACCTGATATTCGATGACGTGTTGAAATCCCTCGAGGCCAGACGTTCGCCCATCCTGCTAACGGAGCGGAAGGATCACCTCGATTATCTCCAGCAGAGGTTCTCGCCGTTTGTAAAAAACCTCGTGGTGCTGCGCGGTGGCATGTCGGCGAAGGATCGCAAGCAAGCCAACACGGCGTTGAATGTCGCAGACGATGATGAGCGCCTGATACTTGCGATAGGCCGCTATATCGGGGAAGGGTTCGATGACGCCCGGCTCGACACATTGTTCCTGACCATGCCGATCGCCTGGAAGGGAACTCTGGCGCAGTATGTCGGCCGTCTGCATCGCCAGCATGATGATAAGAAAGACGTCTTGGTCGTCGATTACGTCGATAGCACCGTTCCTGTGCTGGCCCGGATGGCCGCAAAGCGACGAGTGGGTTATCGTGCGCTGGGCTACGTGATTGAGTGA
- a CDS encoding DUF736 domain-containing protein translates to MAQIGTFTRDETGAYAGTIKTLTLNVKATIKPCDRDNDRAPDFRVTATGVEFGAGWSRTARETGAEYLSLKLDDPCFTAPVYASLVQGDKGEHKLIWSR, encoded by the coding sequence ATGGCTCAGATCGGCACCTTCACCCGCGACGAAACCGGCGCATACGCAGGCACCATCAAGACCCTAACCCTCAACGTCAAGGCCACCATCAAGCCCTGCGACCGCGACAACGACCGCGCACCCGACTTCCGCGTCACAGCAACGGGCGTCGAGTTCGGAGCAGGCTGGAGCCGGACCGCCCGGGAAACGGGCGCCGAATACCTCTCGCTCAAGCTCGACGATCCGTGCTTCACGGCCCCGGTCTACGCATCCCTCGTCCAGGGTGACAAGGGCGAGCACAAGCTCATCTGGTCACGCTGA
- a CDS encoding thermonuclease family protein, giving the protein MDKSRYNDRSSPWRKRTGAGRSLVRRRASVPMRLVFVTMAAAFALVTQFVMHNSGSLPEINLQNLIKPRPAAIAGIASVIDGDTIEIHGQRIRFNGIDAPESAQQCDAANGFQYQCGAKSAAALDAFLAASRPIQCMFVSWDRYGRYVGNCSRADGVSVAAWMVENGQALDWPKYSQGAYAMLQEKAKAARVGIWAGTFEAPWDWRAEHRADSEQPSTIAPLLAASPSACNIKGNINARGEHIYHMPGQEYYDRTVITTNKGERWFCSAEEAVAAGWRKAKR; this is encoded by the coding sequence TTGGATAAATCCCGCTATAATGATCGGTCGAGCCCGTGGCGCAAGCGTACTGGCGCAGGACGCTCGCTCGTACGGCGCCGGGCCAGCGTGCCGATGCGGCTGGTCTTCGTGACCATGGCTGCGGCTTTCGCTCTGGTGACGCAGTTTGTCATGCATAACAGCGGATCGCTGCCGGAAATCAATCTGCAGAACTTAATCAAGCCGAGGCCGGCAGCAATTGCTGGGATCGCATCTGTGATCGACGGCGACACGATCGAGATCCATGGCCAGCGCATTCGCTTCAATGGTATCGATGCACCGGAGTCAGCACAGCAGTGCGACGCCGCCAACGGCTTCCAGTATCAATGTGGCGCCAAGTCCGCCGCCGCTCTCGATGCCTTTCTCGCCGCCTCCCGACCGATCCAGTGCATGTTTGTGTCATGGGATCGGTACGGCCGCTATGTTGGCAATTGTAGCCGGGCCGATGGGGTCAGCGTCGCCGCCTGGATGGTCGAGAACGGCCAAGCTCTTGATTGGCCGAAATACAGCCAAGGTGCCTACGCCATGCTACAGGAGAAGGCCAAGGCGGCAAGGGTTGGCATCTGGGCAGGAACGTTTGAAGCGCCTTGGGATTGGCGTGCCGAGCATCGCGCTGACAGCGAACAGCCATCGACGATCGCTCCCCTGCTCGCAGCTTCGCCCAGTGCCTGCAATATCAAGGGCAACATCAACGCCCGCGGTGAGCACATCTATCACATGCCCGGCCAAGAGTATTACGATCGCACGGTCATAACGACCAACAAGGGAGAGCGGTGGTTCTGCAGCGCGGAAGAAGCGGTGGCCGCCGGTTGGCGCAAAGCAAAGCGTTAA
- a CDS encoding WGR domain-containing protein gives MIAQLYRLWIERRDADRNMARFYALSIEETLFGQTCLVRRWGRIGTTGRTVQHSFDTEGEAVELFLELLRAKRMRGYQPRSAYPTRRSDPVWLTG, from the coding sequence ATGATCGCGCAGCTCTATCGCCTCTGGATCGAACGCCGCGACGCGGATCGGAACATGGCGCGCTTCTATGCGCTGTCGATCGAGGAGACCCTGTTCGGCCAGACCTGCCTGGTCCGCCGTTGGGGCCGGATCGGAACCACCGGCCGCACGGTACAGCACTCCTTCGATACCGAGGGCGAAGCCGTCGAGCTTTTCCTCGAGCTTCTGCGCGCCAAGCGGATGCGCGGCTATCAGCCGCGATCCGCCTACCCGACACGCAGAAGCGATCCCGTCTGGTTGACAGGGTAG
- a CDS encoding ParA family protein, translating to MPEQRAVQITVASPKGGVGKTMTTILLAGEFAAAGHRVTVLDTDPQLSAVEWSKNSRRAGYALSNIDVIPIGSTDELIDRLAQSDAEDLLLVDVQGTAVAALGPAVANADFVLIPTKAHVFDVKQCLGLIRHIRSLGGRHRKIPYAVMLNMVSGIEHNTMAFRTAIQLLRQADASVLETFLSQRPTFASIATAGTLYEVQPVNKAVQDARDQTNALTAEIISKLNGATPQ from the coding sequence ATGCCGGAACAACGCGCGGTGCAAATCACAGTGGCCTCTCCCAAAGGCGGGGTCGGCAAGACCATGACCACCATCCTGCTCGCTGGCGAATTCGCCGCCGCCGGTCATCGGGTGACGGTGCTCGACACCGATCCGCAACTGTCCGCGGTGGAGTGGAGCAAAAACAGTCGCCGCGCCGGGTACGCTCTTTCAAACATCGACGTCATTCCCATCGGCTCGACCGACGAACTGATCGATCGCCTGGCGCAATCCGACGCCGAGGACCTGCTGCTGGTGGATGTCCAGGGCACGGCCGTGGCCGCACTCGGCCCGGCCGTCGCCAACGCCGACTTCGTGCTGATTCCGACGAAAGCGCACGTCTTCGATGTCAAGCAATGCCTCGGTCTGATCCGGCACATCCGCTCGCTTGGAGGGCGCCACCGCAAAATTCCTTACGCGGTGATGCTCAACATGGTTTCGGGGATCGAGCACAACACGATGGCCTTCCGCACAGCGATCCAGTTGTTGCGGCAGGCTGATGCCAGCGTGCTTGAGACCTTTTTGTCGCAGCGGCCGACCTTCGCCTCAATCGCAACCGCCGGGACGCTTTACGAAGTCCAGCCTGTGAACAAGGCCGTGCAGGATGCTCGCGACCAGACGAATGCCCTGACCGCCGAGATCATCAGCAAACTGAACGGAGCCACCCCCCAATGA
- a CDS encoding relaxase/mobilization nuclease domain-containing protein, protein MNLDQSSIQAIADRIRASAAFEDENRKRRHRAMLSFAGNDDDWLLKTIRSRKGEGGFGASQPPEPAVPRSSPGELEPPRGKAGRLNLAPPTKRRKLAGGPAPRAAADKLAAGYQPAVLKVISYGHGVTRAAAIGQYIQKEGVALETHDARILATQEVVAEEMKQWGKGFDMRRESEDVATFRLSLAGQENAERLSQAVQAGFAGHGFAYRIDTLQDGSSVARVVATMAGHSVVRGENGDDKVKHRFHLSDRRQQDRQFSAPTRVMIATRISEALGVREVAVSVKPIGEPSHGKAGVVFQLSRLTHDGAAIGADGVTIASEEAVRQTAQSWDKTLNSYKPRDTMHMILSAKAGEDGQALVRAARGFLHEQFPNHKFAFGMHADMAEEGGHIHVHAIVAVKGEDGQRLRPGPAQLREWRALYAQHAQAQGMKIVATSAAYRASSQSYGPRDKAIVSAADKPRQGREARDRAYARANPHVIQKARQRINHAKANPIKIPVSARQLKATQAGLQDWQSVAAAQPNNAMASQFNDRMTQAVRSGTIVTAIRDGKGIRMSSDATADQMRENLKEINETVNKTAAMMNGQTKAEFLRRAAPTMELLAIRTDLKSMQERGVTHISHEEAHQIAGSRSEALIARAWEMEDQQYRTKDPSEWTDVDVAAFARSVQRSDDEFYSKRNAEDEPFAEHVKDYTWEKARQEYGPAQHEPAVVQLTNRAREIEATEHLEAQRANEIRNRAIEQQLRDEHAGSIDPTSLEQVAQDREMVRNAESIAAKEAREAQAASEAARALAQNPSERLDPNTVKGERLEELQRLQSKSINTSPVNGKEPDSHKPQKQ, encoded by the coding sequence GTGAACCTCGACCAGTCTTCCATACAGGCCATAGCCGATCGAATTCGCGCGAGCGCGGCTTTTGAAGACGAGAACCGCAAGCGCCGGCATCGGGCCATGTTGTCCTTTGCTGGAAATGACGATGATTGGTTGCTCAAGACGATTCGCAGCCGGAAGGGGGAGGGCGGTTTCGGGGCAAGCCAGCCGCCTGAACCGGCCGTGCCGCGCTCGTCTCCCGGGGAGCTGGAGCCGCCGCGCGGTAAAGCCGGGCGACTAAACCTCGCCCCGCCAACGAAGCGGCGGAAGCTCGCCGGCGGACCTGCACCGAGGGCCGCTGCCGACAAGCTGGCGGCCGGGTATCAGCCGGCCGTTCTGAAGGTGATTTCCTACGGGCATGGCGTCACAAGGGCAGCCGCCATCGGTCAATATATCCAGAAGGAGGGCGTCGCGCTCGAGACGCATGACGCGCGTATCCTGGCAACGCAGGAAGTCGTTGCCGAGGAAATGAAACAGTGGGGCAAGGGTTTCGACATGCGGCGGGAGAGCGAGGATGTTGCGACGTTTCGGCTTTCGCTGGCAGGGCAGGAGAATGCCGAGCGCCTTTCACAGGCAGTTCAGGCAGGTTTCGCCGGCCACGGTTTCGCCTATCGTATCGACACACTGCAGGACGGATCGAGCGTCGCGCGCGTCGTCGCGACCATGGCCGGACACAGCGTCGTGCGGGGTGAGAACGGGGACGACAAGGTGAAGCATCGGTTTCACCTTTCCGATCGGCGACAGCAGGATCGCCAGTTCTCGGCCCCCACCCGGGTCATGATCGCCACGCGGATCTCCGAGGCGCTTGGGGTCAGGGAGGTTGCCGTTTCGGTGAAGCCAATTGGGGAACCCAGCCACGGCAAAGCCGGTGTCGTGTTCCAGCTCTCGCGCCTTACCCATGACGGAGCGGCGATCGGCGCTGACGGCGTCACGATCGCGTCTGAGGAGGCGGTCCGGCAGACCGCGCAGTCCTGGGACAAGACGCTGAATTCCTACAAGCCTCGCGACACCATGCATATGATCCTGTCGGCCAAGGCAGGTGAGGACGGACAAGCCCTGGTGAGGGCCGCACGTGGGTTCCTGCATGAACAGTTCCCCAATCACAAATTCGCCTTTGGGATGCATGCCGACATGGCCGAGGAGGGCGGCCATATTCATGTCCATGCCATCGTCGCGGTGAAGGGTGAGGATGGTCAGCGATTGCGACCAGGTCCGGCCCAGCTTCGCGAATGGCGCGCGCTCTATGCCCAGCATGCACAAGCGCAGGGCATGAAAATCGTCGCGACTTCCGCGGCCTATCGAGCGTCATCACAAAGCTATGGTCCGCGCGACAAGGCGATTGTCTCGGCGGCCGACAAGCCACGGCAGGGCAGGGAAGCGCGGGATCGCGCCTATGCACGGGCGAACCCGCACGTCATTCAGAAGGCCCGCCAGCGGATCAACCATGCCAAGGCCAACCCAATAAAAATACCGGTTTCGGCTCGCCAGCTGAAAGCCACGCAAGCGGGCCTTCAGGACTGGCAATCTGTCGCTGCAGCTCAACCAAACAACGCGATGGCGAGTCAATTCAATGATCGGATGACGCAAGCCGTCAGGTCGGGTACTATTGTGACGGCTATTCGGGATGGAAAGGGTATTCGAATGAGTTCAGATGCCACCGCGGATCAAATGCGGGAAAACCTAAAGGAGATCAACGAGACCGTTAACAAGACCGCCGCCATGATGAACGGCCAGACAAAGGCCGAGTTCTTGCGACGCGCAGCGCCGACAATGGAACTACTGGCGATCCGAACAGATCTCAAATCTATGCAGGAACGCGGTGTGACGCACATTTCGCATGAAGAAGCGCATCAGATCGCCGGATCACGAAGTGAAGCGCTTATCGCAAGAGCATGGGAGATGGAAGATCAACAGTATAGGACCAAAGATCCGTCGGAATGGACGGATGTTGATGTAGCGGCGTTCGCAAGATCCGTGCAACGCTCAGATGATGAATTTTATTCGAAAAGAAACGCGGAAGATGAGCCCTTTGCTGAACATGTTAAAGATTATACTTGGGAAAAGGCGCGACAAGAATATGGTCCTGCTCAACATGAACCAGCGGTCGTGCAGCTCACAAATCGTGCACGTGAGATCGAGGCTACGGAGCACCTAGAGGCACAGCGCGCGAACGAAATCCGCAATCGTGCCATCGAGCAACAACTTCGTGATGAACATGCCGGCTCAATCGATCCGACATCGCTTGAGCAGGTTGCACAAGACCGCGAAATGGTTCGCAATGCCGAAAGCATCGCGGCGAAGGAAGCTCGCGAGGCGCAGGCTGCAAGCGAGGCCGCTCGCGCATTGG